CTATGTCATGTACAATATGATTTTTACGATTGTAGATAACATCGTCCAGACCATAAACGGAAGTGTGAAGGCTGCCCTCGGGCAAAGCTATCATGAGAGCAAAGAAGCATTTATTAAATTTTATGATGCTTACGAAGTGTACTTTATGGGGCTGATCTTCTCAATTCTAACGGTGGCTTACATTCTAATTCTACCTTTTATGAAATTGTATACCGCTGGTGTAAACGACGTGAATTATATCGATATGTGGCTGCCCATCTTGTTCGTAGTCATCAAATTATTAACCAATGCCAGAGCTTCTTCCAATAATGTAATTACCATCGCCGGGCATTTCAAGAAAACACAAAACCGCTCCATTCTGGAATCCGCAATTAATCTGGTGGCTTCTGTTGTCTTCGTGATCTTCATGGGGATTTACGGTGTATTAATGGGAACGATAGCCGCCCTCTTATACCGCTCCATAGATATTGTGGTCTATGCCAGCAAACATCTGCTAGATCGGAGCCCTTGGGTCACTTTTAGAAGATGGCTCACGAATGCAGTGATTTTTGTGGGTATTATTCTGATCACTACCACCATCGACATTCAAATTAATTCCTATTTTGCGATTATGATGTGGGGTGTCCTTTTAGGGCTTGTGATCCTGCCTATATATTTCGTGATCGCCTCTTTGATGGAACGGGAAGTTTTCCTGTATACATGGGGTCATCTCAAAAAATATCGATATAAACTCAAGAGTAAACTTGCAGCTAGACCTAAGGTAAGTGGTTTGTCCAAATAAAACATCAGGAGGTCCTGAAATGGAGCATAGTGAGGTTTTGCAGCAAGCTTGTTACGTCTTTCTAAATGACCTAAATGATGAAATAAACCCTTCATCTGCCCATCAAATGGATAATACGGAAATAGTCCAAAAATGCCGTCTAATTATAGATAAAGAACAAAATCCGCAAATCAAAGCCTTTTTAGAAACCTTATCTGAGGTGATCCATGCTTATCTCACAGAGAGAGCTTCAGAGGATTCATTAAGGTTCTATCTCTCAGAGCAATTCAGTATCAAGAACGAAGAAATCGACGGGTTGATTCATAGGTTAGTCGCAATCACAAAACAGTCTTCAGATACGGATAGTACTCACCCAGCAATCCGTCCATTAGCCGAGTATCCCAAGGTCAGTATCATTATCACTACTTACAATCGAAAGGGATTCCTATATCAAGCGATCCAAAGCATCTTAAAGCAAGACTATCCTCATAAAGAGATCACAGTGATCGACGATTGTTCTTCAGATGGCACGGAAGAGTTGATGTATCAAAGCTTCGGGGATGAGCCGCGAGTAATCTACATGCGGAATGAAACAAATAGCGGACCTGGCAATAATCGGCGGAAGGCCTTTGCTGCTCATGCGGATGGAGAGTATGTTCTTTTTCTCGATGATGATGACTATCTGATTGATATGAATTACTTAAGTAAGGCAGTGGATTTTCATATCCTGCATCCTGAAATATCATTTGTAGCCGCTAATGTATTTCTAGAATATTCAAAGGCTAAGCAACTTAAGATCAGTAGTCTACAGCTAAGTAGAGTTATTAAGAAGCAAGATTATTTCATGAATTTTGAGAAAAAAGGATACCCGAAGCCATCCTCCACATTAACAACTGTCTTTAAGCGTGAGGCCTTAATGGCTATGGATATCCTGCATATGAACATGGTCAACGATGCTTCTATTTATCTGCGTTCCTTGTTGATCGGTGATGCTGGCTTTATTGATACCATTGCCGGTGTGTATAGATTACACGGGGACAATATTACCTTTAATCTGAGTCAGGGATTCTTAATTGAGAATCTAGAAGAGAAGATGTTGATTAAGAATATGGCCGTTCAGAAATATGGATATAGCGAGCAAGAAATGACGGAATGGTTTAACCATAATGCTTATGATACGATTTCATACTATTTATTAAATTCTGCAAAAGACGCTACAGACTTTAAATTCATGTATCATTGGGCCCTTAACCATTGCCCGCCGATCTACAATCAATTAAGAAATGAATTTCGTACGAAGCTGATTAAAAAGCAATTACTACGGATTTCGTTACTTCGAACACTGCTCGGAAGATGATTCACGCATTAGCTTATCGAGCAGCAGCAAAAATCCCTTCACCTCTTCTTTAGGGATGTCGGCATACTTGTCTCCGATACTAATCTCACAATAAGAACTATGGTCTCCCGTTGGTCTTATCGCTGCGCTTAAGCCGATTCCTGTTGCCTCATATACAGAAGACAGGATCGGTTCAAGGCTCTCCCTAGACATTTGAAAATGCATATGAAACATGTTGGAGACAGGCTCAGTAGGTAGCGTAGTTACGGCATGACATTGATTAACTAAAGCAGCAAGCTCCTTAGCCCCTTCATAATACTGCTGCATTTTACCCTCTCTTTGCCGGAAATAATAATCAGAGGAGATGATGTATGGGTAGAGGCTAATTAGGTCTCCACCATGCCGCCGTTTCCATATCTTCGATTGCTTCGTAAACTCCTCGCTACCTGCAAGAATCGCACCAGCAATCCCCCCGATTCCTTTATACAGTGAGATATAGACACTATCAAAGAGTGCGCAGATCTCTGCAGCTGTCTTGCCATAATAGGGAAGCGTCTCAAGCAATCTTGCCCCATCCAAATGCAGCTTAATTCCGCGAGCTCGGCAATGTGCAGAAATCGCTTCAAGCTCTTTATATTCCGGTAACTGTCCGCCAATTTCGCGCTGCGGCAATTCAAGCAGCAGACAAGCAATATCTTCCTTCATATGTAACACATCATCCAAGGTGATTAGTCGATCCTTGTCCGCAAGGAGGACAGGCTCGATATGATGCAATTCCTTCAACCCATCCTGCTCATGGATCTCCAAGTGACATAAGGGATGATAGGCAACTCTCTTGAGTCCTTTTTCATCACACCATATTCTTAAGGCGATTTGCTGTGCCATCGTTCCACTCGGAAAGAAGACTGCTGTTTCTTTTCCAAGAAGCTTAGCCATCTCCGACTGAAAATCTTCAATGACCTTCCCAGATCCATAAATATCAGAGGCCGTACTGTTCTCTACAACTTCAAAGGCTTCCTTCAAGACTTGCGCATCTCTATTTCCATGTCCTACGATTCGATAAGTCGTTTCATTAAATGCCTCTTGCACTGATTTTTTTCCGTTCATTCGATGAATTGCCCCTTCCGTGTTTGCTTTGTCCCTAATATAGACGAATTTCAAAATATCCCATCTTAATTTTACCCGATCTAAGGTGAAAAAACATGAACGCTGTGCTACAATATTGAAATTGCAAAGGCAATCTTAGGGAGGGTTATTGAATCACATGCTCATTATTGGTATCGCCGGCGGTACCGGCTCGGGAAAGACAACCGTAGCCCGCTCCGTCATTGACCGTCTTGGAACGGGAAAGGTAACTTTCATATCACAAGATAACTACTATAAGGATCATTCACACCTCAGCTTCGCTGAACGTGAATCCATCAATTACGATCATCCTTTCGCTTTCGACAATGAGCTGCTTATTGAGCATCTTAAATGTTTGCGAGAGGACAAGACTGCATATGCTCCGGTATATGACTTCACAGCACATGCCCGCTCCACTACGGAAACCGTAGAACTGCAACCAAACAACATTGTAATCATCGAGGGACTCCATGTTCTATCCGACGAGAACCTCCGCGATATGCTCGACATCAAAGTATTTGTTGATGCTGACCCTGATGTTCGTATCCTCCGCCGAGTACTCCGGGATATCGAGGAACGTGGCCGGAGTATCCAATCGATTCACCATCAATATTTAAGTACAGTTAAGCCAATGCACGAAGCTTTTATTGAGCCATCCAAGAAGTACGCCGATTTGATTATCCCTGAAGGTGGCCACAACGAGGTTGGTATTCAGTTGCTGTCCATCTTGACCGAGAAGCATCTGACGAACGATTGGACGTCCTAAAGTTCTTAAATATCTAGTTCTAACCCTAGCTGTCGAGATTCTCTCGACAGCTTTTTTGCGAGCTCATCCCCAAATCTGCAGTAGATTATTCAAAGAATAATCCCACCGCATTTTGGTAATAGCTAATTTCACAGCAGCTTGCGGAAGAGGGATAACAACTATGGGATTTCTGAACAGGACAATCACTAAAATATTCAAAAACCCTTCAATAGGGCAGCCCAACCCCACTAAAGAATTACCTAAAGAACCTCTCAAAGAGAACCTTCAAGATAATATTGAACACATAAAAACAGCGCTAGGCAATAGCACAGACCTTGTAATCAGAGATTTCTTCATTGGGTCAAAGCAACAGATAAAGGCCGCTATTTTCTATACGGATGGACTGGCTGACAGTAAAGCTATTCAGGATTTCATTCTAGAGTCTCTTGTCTTAGAAATTCCAGATCTGAACTTAGAACCTGAGAAAGACAACTATTCCTTATTAAGAAATCACATGCTTACCGTAGGTGATATCAAAGATGCTACGGAGTTTAATTCTTTAATGACCTCCCTATTATCCGGAGATGTGATTCTCTTACTAGATGGATACGCCAAGGGCTTCACGATTGGTATGCGTGGATGGAAAGATCGTGGTGTAACAGAAAGTGCCACCGAAACGGTGATCCGTGGACCTAAGGAAGCCTTCACAGAAAGCTTACGTACCAACACTGCCTTAATCCGCCGGAAAATAAAAGACCCTAACCTGTGGTTAGAAACGCAACCCATTGGACGGGTTACCCAAACAGATGTTGCGATTATGTATATCAACGGAATTGTAGATGACGGGATTGTACAAGAAGTACATTCACGTTTAGATCGGATCGATGTTGATGGTATCTTGGAGAGTGGCTATATCGAGGAATTAATCGAGGATGAAACCTACACTCCTTTTCCAATCATTCATCATACCGAACGTCCTGATGTTATTGCAGCTGCACTTATGGAAGGTAAAGTAGCCATATTAGTAGATGGAACACCAATAGTGATGACGGTTCCTACTACATTCGTTTCCTTCATGCAGACCGCTGAGGATTATTACCAACGTGCCGATGTCGGTACCTTAGTTCGGATGCTCCGTTATTTTTGTATATTCATTTCACTATTAGCTCCATCTTTATATGTAGCTATTACTACATTCCATCAAGAGATGTTGCCTACAACCCTACTCATTAGTTTGGCTGCTCAACGGGAAGGCGTACCGCTTCCAGCATTTATTGAAGCACTTTTAATGGAGCTTGCCTTTGAAATTCTGAGGGAAGCCAGTGTACGCATGCCTCAAACCATAGCCCAATCTGTCTCCATTGTAGGAACTCTAGTCATTGGAACAGCAGCAGTAGATGCCGGCATTGTTTCTGCAGCCATGCTCATTGTCGTTGCTGTTACAGCGATCTCTAGCTTTGTTCTACCGGCCTTTGATCTCGCCCTGACGGTCAGAATGCTCCGTTTCCCAATGATGTTTCTAGC
This window of the Paenibacillus sp. FSL R10-2734 genome carries:
- a CDS encoding sugar isomerase — its product is MRAKRSILNLSFGLGSQLITIILGFFIPRLIMVNYGSEANGLIASIVQIISYLALLEAGVGAASIQALYKPVASDNKNHINSILAATSSYYKKTGIYYFFAVLLLAIVYPLVISSEIDKLSIMLIILLTGMGGAINYYFQGKFKVLLAAEGKSYVETSIVTMANILNNVIRILLLLQGVNIIAVQASYFILTILQIVVFYIYINKHYKWINLNLKPDYEAIGQKNSVLVHEISYLVFRNTDVLILTIFTNLKIVSIYVMYNMIFTIVDNIVQTINGSVKAALGQSYHESKEAFIKFYDAYEVYFMGLIFSILTVAYILILPFMKLYTAGVNDVNYIDMWLPILFVVIKLLTNARASSNNVITIAGHFKKTQNRSILESAINLVASVVFVIFMGIYGVLMGTIAALLYRSIDIVVYASKHLLDRSPWVTFRRWLTNAVIFVGIILITTTIDIQINSYFAIMMWGVLLGLVILPIYFVIASLMEREVFLYTWGHLKKYRYKLKSKLAARPKVSGLSK
- a CDS encoding glycosyltransferase family A protein, giving the protein MEHSEVLQQACYVFLNDLNDEINPSSAHQMDNTEIVQKCRLIIDKEQNPQIKAFLETLSEVIHAYLTERASEDSLRFYLSEQFSIKNEEIDGLIHRLVAITKQSSDTDSTHPAIRPLAEYPKVSIIITTYNRKGFLYQAIQSILKQDYPHKEITVIDDCSSDGTEELMYQSFGDEPRVIYMRNETNSGPGNNRRKAFAAHADGEYVLFLDDDDYLIDMNYLSKAVDFHILHPEISFVAANVFLEYSKAKQLKISSLQLSRVIKKQDYFMNFEKKGYPKPSSTLTTVFKREALMAMDILHMNMVNDASIYLRSLLIGDAGFIDTIAGVYRLHGDNITFNLSQGFLIENLEEKMLIKNMAVQKYGYSEQEMTEWFNHNAYDTISYYLLNSAKDATDFKFMYHWALNHCPPIYNQLRNEFRTKLIKKQLLRISLLRTLLGR
- a CDS encoding beta-eliminating lyase-related protein, with protein sequence MNGKKSVQEAFNETTYRIVGHGNRDAQVLKEAFEVVENSTASDIYGSGKVIEDFQSEMAKLLGKETAVFFPSGTMAQQIALRIWCDEKGLKRVAYHPLCHLEIHEQDGLKELHHIEPVLLADKDRLITLDDVLHMKEDIACLLLELPQREIGGQLPEYKELEAISAHCRARGIKLHLDGARLLETLPYYGKTAAEICALFDSVYISLYKGIGGIAGAILAGSEEFTKQSKIWKRRHGGDLISLYPYIISSDYYFRQREGKMQQYYEGAKELAALVNQCHAVTTLPTEPVSNMFHMHFQMSRESLEPILSSVYEATGIGLSAAIRPTGDHSSYCEISIGDKYADIPKEEVKGFLLLLDKLMRESSSEQCSK
- the udk gene encoding uridine kinase; amino-acid sequence: MLIIGIAGGTGSGKTTVARSVIDRLGTGKVTFISQDNYYKDHSHLSFAERESINYDHPFAFDNELLIEHLKCLREDKTAYAPVYDFTAHARSTTETVELQPNNIVIIEGLHVLSDENLRDMLDIKVFVDADPDVRILRRVLRDIEERGRSIQSIHHQYLSTVKPMHEAFIEPSKKYADLIIPEGGHNEVGIQLLSILTEKHLTNDWTS
- a CDS encoding spore germination protein; its protein translation is MGFLNRTITKIFKNPSIGQPNPTKELPKEPLKENLQDNIEHIKTALGNSTDLVIRDFFIGSKQQIKAAIFYTDGLADSKAIQDFILESLVLEIPDLNLEPEKDNYSLLRNHMLTVGDIKDATEFNSLMTSLLSGDVILLLDGYAKGFTIGMRGWKDRGVTESATETVIRGPKEAFTESLRTNTALIRRKIKDPNLWLETQPIGRVTQTDVAIMYINGIVDDGIVQEVHSRLDRIDVDGILESGYIEELIEDETYTPFPIIHHTERPDVIAAALMEGKVAILVDGTPIVMTVPTTFVSFMQTAEDYYQRADVGTLVRMLRYFCIFISLLAPSLYVAITTFHQEMLPTTLLISLAAQREGVPLPAFIEALLMELAFEILREASVRMPQTIAQSVSIVGTLVIGTAAVDAGIVSAAMLIVVAVTAISSFVLPAFDLALTVRMLRFPMMFLAASFGLFGIIIGIIAIVLHMCSLRSFGVPYMSPLAPFNLVDQKDTFFRMPRWAMFTRPKLINQKNLVREKSTPPEKPGDLTEE